Proteins from one Streptomyces genisteinicus genomic window:
- a CDS encoding carbohydrate ABC transporter permease, protein MAVQARTIPAPSPGPARGTRAGRPPRRLRPGRHLLPYLFIAPFFAVFGVFGLYPLLQTFWVSLHDWDRLAGQGQWVGLDNFTRLLGDSDFYTATFNTLSIFLLSTVPQLLAALGLAWLLDRHLRARSVWRALVLVPQYVSVVAVALVFSQLFGRDFGIVNWALENLGIISAPVDWTADTWSSHLAISFMVMWRWTGYNALIFLAAMQAVPRDLYESAQIDGASRFLTFRKVTLPAIRPTIVFTVVISTIGGLQLFAEPFLFDQQGNAEGGAEHQFQTLTLMLYKYGFINNDAGYASAVSWVLFLVIAVIAAVNFLLARRSERR, encoded by the coding sequence ATGGCGGTCCAGGCCCGCACCATCCCCGCCCCCAGCCCGGGCCCCGCCCGGGGCACCCGGGCCGGCAGGCCGCCGCGGCGGCTGCGCCCGGGACGGCATCTGCTGCCCTACCTCTTCATCGCCCCGTTCTTCGCCGTCTTCGGCGTCTTCGGGCTGTACCCCCTGCTCCAGACCTTCTGGGTCTCCCTGCACGACTGGGACCGGCTCGCCGGACAGGGACAGTGGGTGGGCCTCGACAACTTCACCCGCCTGCTGGGGGACTCCGACTTCTACACCGCCACCTTCAACACCCTCAGCATCTTCCTGCTCTCCACCGTCCCCCAACTCCTCGCCGCCCTCGGCCTCGCCTGGCTGCTCGACCGGCACCTGCGCGCCCGCAGCGTCTGGCGCGCCCTCGTCCTGGTGCCCCAGTACGTCTCCGTCGTCGCCGTCGCCCTCGTCTTCTCCCAGCTCTTCGGGCGCGACTTCGGCATCGTCAACTGGGCCCTGGAGAACCTGGGGATCATCAGCGCCCCCGTCGACTGGACGGCGGACACCTGGAGTTCGCACCTCGCGATCAGCTTCATGGTCATGTGGCGCTGGACCGGCTACAACGCCCTGATCTTCCTCGCGGCCATGCAGGCGGTACCGCGCGACCTGTACGAGTCGGCCCAGATCGACGGGGCCTCACGCTTCCTGACGTTCCGCAAGGTCACCCTCCCGGCGATCCGCCCCACCATCGTCTTCACCGTCGTCATCTCCACCATCGGCGGCCTCCAGCTCTTCGCCGAGCCGTTCCTCTTCGACCAGCAGGGCAACGCGGAGGGCGGCGCCGAGCACCAGTTCCAGACGCTGACGCTGATGCTCTACAAGTACGGCTTCATCAACAACGACGCCGGCTACGCCTCCGCCGTCTCCTGGGTGCTCTTCCTCGTCATCGCGGTCATCGCGGCAGTGAACTTCCTGCTCGCCCGCCGCTCCGAACGCCGCTGA
- a CDS encoding carbohydrate ABC transporter permease: protein MAVTAPTRPSAARADRRRPGGRTAPRRGPGRLDAAGPVAYALLAAVTAASVFPLYWSFVVASHDDNSVLAGTTPPLVPGGHLIENIQRVFELSAFWQALGNSLIVASTTAVSNVLLSSLAGFAFAKLRFRGRGPLLVCVVVTVMVPTQLGIIPLYMLVTDMGMYGRLSALIVPALVSAVGVFWMRQAIEENIPDELIEAARMDGAGLLRTYWHVVVPGVRTTATVLGMFTFMFAWNDYFWPLIALPPENGTVQIALNQLAAGYYTDYTLMLSGVVVSVLPVLVVFTVLARRIVSGVMAGAVKG from the coding sequence ATGGCCGTCACCGCACCCACCAGGCCGTCCGCCGCCCGCGCCGACCGCCGCCGACCGGGCGGGCGCACCGCACCCCGCCGCGGGCCCGGCAGGCTCGACGCGGCGGGCCCCGTCGCCTACGCCCTGCTCGCGGCCGTCACCGCCGCCTCCGTCTTCCCGCTCTACTGGAGCTTCGTCGTCGCCTCCCACGACGACAACTCCGTCCTCGCCGGCACGACACCGCCCCTCGTCCCCGGCGGGCACCTGATCGAGAACATCCAGCGGGTCTTCGAGCTCTCCGCCTTCTGGCAGGCCCTCGGGAACTCGCTGATCGTCGCGTCGACCACGGCCGTCTCCAACGTGCTGCTGTCGTCGCTCGCCGGCTTCGCCTTCGCCAAACTCCGCTTCCGAGGACGCGGCCCGCTCCTCGTCTGCGTCGTGGTGACCGTCATGGTGCCCACCCAGCTCGGCATCATCCCGCTCTACATGCTCGTCACCGACATGGGGATGTACGGCAGGCTGTCCGCCCTCATCGTGCCCGCCCTGGTCTCCGCCGTCGGCGTGTTCTGGATGCGGCAGGCGATCGAGGAGAACATCCCCGACGAACTGATCGAGGCCGCCCGCATGGACGGCGCCGGACTGCTGCGCACCTACTGGCACGTCGTCGTCCCCGGCGTCCGCACCACCGCGACCGTCCTCGGGATGTTCACCTTCATGTTCGCCTGGAACGACTACTTCTGGCCGCTCATCGCCCTCCCGCCGGAGAACGGCACCGTCCAGATCGCCCTCAACCAGCTCGCCGCCGGCTACTACACCGACTACACGCTCATGCTCTCCGGCGTCGTGGTGTCGGTGCTGCCCGTGCTCGTCGTCTTCACCGTCCTGGCCCGCCGGATCGTGTCCGGTGTGATGGCCGGCGCCGTCAAGGGCTGA